A genome region from Clostridia bacterium includes the following:
- a CDS encoding GTP-binding protein produces MTRLDVISGFLGAGKTTFILRLIQALKNEKIAIIENEYGRVGIDGDIVRTAGMDVYELTNGCICCSLKNDLRHTLETILERQVDRVVFEPSGIFVLSELLDLFKDPGLRSRCALNAVVTVVDATNFFTHLDRYPGFIKDQIQGASVLIVSKSQLVDARVLREIEDHLCRLNPMVPVWSKPWDELSDHVLLGFLAGSHRKSLGRELARPQGEHEFEAFSIITGKQFTEEQLVCFLHQVLNGVYGGIVRGKGVVPSGQGGLSFNYVTGQYEVRQTSDCSGKISLIGRDMKVEELKKFFQ; encoded by the coding sequence GTGACGCGACTTGACGTGATCTCCGGGTTTCTGGGAGCAGGAAAAACAACGTTCATCTTGCGGCTTATCCAAGCCTTAAAAAATGAAAAGATAGCCATTATCGAAAATGAATACGGACGAGTGGGTATCGACGGCGATATAGTGAGGACAGCCGGTATGGATGTTTATGAGTTAACTAACGGCTGTATTTGTTGTTCCTTAAAGAATGACTTGCGTCATACTCTCGAAACCATTTTGGAACGGCAAGTGGACAGGGTTGTTTTTGAGCCTTCAGGGATATTCGTCTTAAGTGAGCTCTTGGACTTGTTTAAAGATCCTGGGCTTCGCAGCCGCTGTGCCCTGAATGCAGTTGTTACGGTGGTGGACGCTACAAATTTTTTTACACACCTGGATCGTTATCCCGGGTTTATTAAGGACCAAATTCAAGGAGCAAGTGTTTTAATAGTCAGTAAATCCCAATTGGTTGATGCCAGGGTGTTGCGAGAAATCGAGGACCATTTGTGTCGCCTTAATCCGATGGTGCCGGTGTGGAGCAAGCCATGGGATGAGTTGTCCGACCACGTCTTGCTGGGATTCTTGGCAGGTAGCCACCGGAAAAGTTTGGGACGAGAATTAGCACGGCCTCAGGGGGAACATGAATTCGAGGCTTTCAGTATCATTACCGGGAAGCAGTTTACCGAAGAGCAGTTAGTATGCTTTTTGCACCAGGTTCTGAACGGTGTTTATGGAGGGATTGTGCGAGGTAAAGGTGTGGTACCTTCGGGACAGGGAGGGCTTAGTTTCAATTATGTAACCGGCCAATATGAGGTCAGACAGACCTCGGATTGTTCCGGCAAAATCAGTTTAATTGGTCGCGACATGAAGGTGGAGGAACTAAAGAAATTTTTTCAATAA